A genomic window from Accipiter gentilis chromosome 1, bAccGen1.1, whole genome shotgun sequence includes:
- the TRPM8 gene encoding transient receptor potential cation channel subfamily M member 8 isoform X2, giving the protein MISVGLLGHILETLVSMGTMRHRRNGNFESSRLLYSSMSRSIDVSCSDADLVNFIQENFKKRECVFFTKDTKSMGNVCKCGYPENQHIEGTQINTNEKWNYKKHTKELPTDAFGDIHFENMGKRGKYIRLSCDTDSETLYDLMTQHWHLKTPNLVISVTGGAKNFALKPRMRKIFSRLIYIAQSKGAWIFTGGTHYGLMKYIGEVVRDNTISRSSEENVVAIGIAAWGMISNRESLIRSGDNDGYYLAHYMMDDLKRDPLYCLDNNHTHLLLVDNGTHGHPTIEAKVRTQLEKYISERVIPESNYGGKIPIVCFAQGGGKETLKSINVAIKSKIPCVVVEGSGRIADVIASLMEAEGTLASSCVKESLLRYLPRTISRLSEEETESWIKWIKEVLENPHLLTVIKIEEAGDEIVSNAISFALYKAFSTNEHDRDNWNGQLKLLLEWNQLDLASDEIFTNDRNWESADLQDVMFTALVKDRPKFVRLFLENGLNLRKFLTTEVLRELYTNNFSSLVFKNLQIAKNSYNDALLTFVWKMVEDFRRGLKRDDKNSKDEMEIPLSDECPITRHPLQALFIWSVLQNKKELSKVIWEQTRGCTLAALGASKLLKSMAKVKNDINAAGESEELANEYETRAVELFTECYSNDEDLAEQLLTYSCEAWGGSNCLELAVEARDQQFIAQPGVQNFLSKQWYGEISRDTKNWKIILCLFFFPLIGCGFISFRKKPVEKSKKLFLYYVSFFTSPFVVFSWNVIFYIAFLLLFAYVLLMDFQKEPTILEMILYVLVFILLCDEVRQWYMNGSKYFSDLWNVMDTLAIFYFIAGIVFRLHSSDESSWYAGRVIFCLDYIVFTLRLIHIFTVSRNLGPKIIMLQRMMIDVFFFLFLFAVWMVAFGVARQGILRKNEHRWEWIFRSVIYEPYLAMFGQYPDDVDGTTYNFDRCTFSGNESKPLCVELDANNQPRFPEWITIPLVCIYMLSTNILLVNLLVAMFGYTVGSVQENNDQVWKFQRYFLVQEYCSRLTIPFPFVIFAYIYMVMRKCFKCCCKKESKEPSICCSKNEDNEILAWEAVMKENYLVKINTKANDSSEEMVHRFRQLDAKLSDLKGLLKEISSKIK; this is encoded by the exons gaTTTGGTCAACTTCATCCAAGAAAACTTTAAGAAGAGAGAATGTGTCTTTTTTACAAAAGACACCAAGTCAAT GGGTAACGTATGTAAATGTGGATACCCTGAAAATCAACATATAGAGGGCACTCAGATTAATACCAATGAAAAATGGAACTACAAGAAGCACACTAAGGAACTTCCTACTGATGCCTTCGGGGACATTCACTTTGAAAAcatgggaaaaagaggaaag TACATCCGTTTGTCATGCGACACAGACTCTGAAACACTCTATGATCTCATGACCCAGCATTGGCACCTGAAAACCCCTAACCTTGTCATCTCTGTCACTGGGGGCGCAAAGAACTTTGCGCTCAAGCCTCGGATGCGCAAGATATTCAGCAGGCTGATCTACATTGCCCAGTCCAAAG GGGCCTGGATTTTCACAGGAGGCACGCATTATGGTCTGATGAAGTACATCGGGGAAGTGGTCAGAGACAACACCATCAGTCGGAGCTCAGAGGAGAATGTGGTGGCTATTGGCATAGCAGCCTGGGGCATGATTTCCAACCGAGAAAGTCTGATTCGCAGTGGTGATAATGAT GGGTACTACTTGGCTCACTACATGATGGATGATCTCAAGAGAGACCCTCTCTATTGCCTGGATAATAATCACACCCATCTCTTACTGGTTGATAATGGCACCCATGGGCATCCGACAATAGAAGCAAAAGTGCGAACTCAATTAGAAAAGTACATTTCAGAGCGGGTTATCCCAG AATCTAATTATGGTGGGAAGATTCCAATTGTGTGTTTTGCCCAAGGTGGAGGGAAGGAGACTTTGAAA TCTATCAATGTGGCCATCAAGAGTAAGATTCCCTGTGTTGTGGTGGAAGGCTCTGGGCGGATCGCTGATGTTATTGCTAGCTTGATGGAGGCAGAAGGCACTCTTGCTTCTTCATGTGTCAAGGAGAGCTTGCTCAGGTATCTGCCTCGCACCATTTCAAGGCTCTCGGAAGAGGAGACTGAAAGCTGGATCAAATGG ATCAAAGAAGTCCTTGAGAACCCTCATTTGCTGACAGTTATCAAAATAGAAGAAGCTGGAGATGAAATTGTGAGCAATGCTATTTCTTTTGCTCTGTACAAAG CTTTCAGCACCAATGAACATGATAGAGATAACTGGAATGggcagctgaagctgctgctggagtGGAACCAGCTGGACCTGGCCAGTGATGAGATCTTCACCAACGACCGAAACTGGGAG tCTGCTGACCTACAGGATGTCATGTTCACAGCCCTAGTGAAAGACAGGCCCAAATTTGTCCGTCTCTTCCTGGAAAATGGCTTGAATCTGAGGAAGTTCCTTACCACAGAGGTCCTTAGAGAGCTGTACACAAACAACTTCAGCAGCCTGGTGTTCAAGAACCTGCAGATTGCAAAAAACTCCTATAACGATGCACTCCTCACATTTGTGTGGAAGATGGTTGAAGACTTCCGAAGAGGTCTtaaaagagatgacaaaaataGCAAGGATGAGATGGAGATACCTCTTTCG GATGAGTGTCCTATCACAAGGCACCCGTTGCAAGCTCTGTTTATTTGGTCAGTTCTTCAGAACAAGAAAGAGTTGTCTAAAGTAATTTGGGAGCAA ACCAGAGGTTGCACTTTGGCAGCCCTTGGGGCCAGTAAGCTCCTGAAAAGCATGGCAAAGGTGAAGAATGATATAAATGCTGCTGGTGAGTCTGAGGAACTCGCTAATGAGTATGAGACAAGAGCGGTAG AGCTGTTCACCGAGTGCTACAGCAATGATGAGGATCTAGCTGAGCAGCTGCTGACCTATTCCTGTGAAGCCTGGGGAGGGAGCAATTGCCTGGAACTAGCAGTGGAAGCTAGAGATCAGCAGTTCATTGCACAGCCAGGGGTGCAG aATTTCCTTTCCAAGCAGTGGTATGGAGAGATTTCAAGAGATACTAAGAACTGGAAGATTATACTGtgtctgttcttttttcctttaataggCTGTGGTTTCATCTCATTCAG GAAAAAGCCTGTGGAGAAGAGTAAGAAACTCTTCTTGTATTATGTGTCTTTCTTCACCTCCCCCTTTGTGGTCTTCTCCTGGAATGTCATCTTCTACATTGCTTTCCTGTTGCTCTTCGCCTACGTGTTGCTTATGGATTTCCAGAAGGAACCTACCATCCTGGAGATGATCCTTTACGTGCTGGTCTTCATTCTGCTTTGTGATGAAGTGAGACAA tgGTACATGAATGGCAGTAAGTATTTCTCAGATCTGTGGAATGTTATGGATACACTAGCAATCTTCTACTTCATAGCAGGGATTGTGTTCAG GCTTCACTCATCTGATGAAAGCTCTTGGTATGCTGGGAGAGTCATTTTCTGTTTGGACTACATAGTTTTTACTCTGAGGCTGATCCATATTTTCACAGTTAGCAGGAATCTAGGACCCAAAATTATTATGCTGCAGAGGATG ATGATAGatgtcttcttcttcctcttcctctttgctgTGTGGATGGTGGCCTTTGGCGTGGCCAGGCAAGGCATCCTGAGGAAGAATGAGCACCGCTGGGAGTGGATATTTCGATCTGTCATCTATGAGCCATACCTGGCTATGTTTGGCCAGTACCCCGATGATGTTGATG GTACCACATATAACTTTGACCGCTGCACCTTTTCTGGCAATGAGTCCAAGCCCTTGTGCGTGGAGCTGGATGCCAACAACCAACCCCGCTTCCCAGAGTGGATTACCATTCCCCTTGTTTGCATTTACATGCTCTCAACTAACATCCTCCTTGTGAACCTGCTCGTGGCTATGTTTGG TTACACTGTTGGATCAGTACAAGAGAACAACGACCAGGTGTGGAAGTTCCAGCGTTACTTCTTGGTCCAAGAATATTGCAGTCGCTTGACTATTCCCTTCCCTTTCGTCATCTTTGCCTACATATACATGGTGATGAGGAAATGTTTCAAATGCTGCTGTaagaaagaaagtaaagagcCATCTATTTGTT GCTCAAAAAATGAGGACAATGAAATTCTGGCATGGGAAGCTGTCATGAAGGAGAATTACCTTGTCAAAATCAATACCAAAGCAAATGATTCATCAGAAGA gatGGTGCATCGATTTAGACAACTGGATGCAAAG cTCTCTGATTTGAAAGGTCTTCTGAAAGAGATTTCCAGCAAAATCAAATGA
- the TRPM8 gene encoding transient receptor potential cation channel subfamily M member 8 isoform X1: MLFQVSMGTMRHRRNGNFESSRLLYSSMSRSIDVSCSDADLVNFIQENFKKRECVFFTKDTKSMGNVCKCGYPENQHIEGTQINTNEKWNYKKHTKELPTDAFGDIHFENMGKRGKYIRLSCDTDSETLYDLMTQHWHLKTPNLVISVTGGAKNFALKPRMRKIFSRLIYIAQSKGAWIFTGGTHYGLMKYIGEVVRDNTISRSSEENVVAIGIAAWGMISNRESLIRSGDNDGYYLAHYMMDDLKRDPLYCLDNNHTHLLLVDNGTHGHPTIEAKVRTQLEKYISERVIPESNYGGKIPIVCFAQGGGKETLKSINVAIKSKIPCVVVEGSGRIADVIASLMEAEGTLASSCVKESLLRYLPRTISRLSEEETESWIKWIKEVLENPHLLTVIKIEEAGDEIVSNAISFALYKAFSTNEHDRDNWNGQLKLLLEWNQLDLASDEIFTNDRNWESADLQDVMFTALVKDRPKFVRLFLENGLNLRKFLTTEVLRELYTNNFSSLVFKNLQIAKNSYNDALLTFVWKMVEDFRRGLKRDDKNSKDEMEIPLSDECPITRHPLQALFIWSVLQNKKELSKVIWEQTRGCTLAALGASKLLKSMAKVKNDINAAGESEELANEYETRAVELFTECYSNDEDLAEQLLTYSCEAWGGSNCLELAVEARDQQFIAQPGVQNFLSKQWYGEISRDTKNWKIILCLFFFPLIGCGFISFSGT; the protein is encoded by the exons gaTTTGGTCAACTTCATCCAAGAAAACTTTAAGAAGAGAGAATGTGTCTTTTTTACAAAAGACACCAAGTCAAT GGGTAACGTATGTAAATGTGGATACCCTGAAAATCAACATATAGAGGGCACTCAGATTAATACCAATGAAAAATGGAACTACAAGAAGCACACTAAGGAACTTCCTACTGATGCCTTCGGGGACATTCACTTTGAAAAcatgggaaaaagaggaaag TACATCCGTTTGTCATGCGACACAGACTCTGAAACACTCTATGATCTCATGACCCAGCATTGGCACCTGAAAACCCCTAACCTTGTCATCTCTGTCACTGGGGGCGCAAAGAACTTTGCGCTCAAGCCTCGGATGCGCAAGATATTCAGCAGGCTGATCTACATTGCCCAGTCCAAAG GGGCCTGGATTTTCACAGGAGGCACGCATTATGGTCTGATGAAGTACATCGGGGAAGTGGTCAGAGACAACACCATCAGTCGGAGCTCAGAGGAGAATGTGGTGGCTATTGGCATAGCAGCCTGGGGCATGATTTCCAACCGAGAAAGTCTGATTCGCAGTGGTGATAATGAT GGGTACTACTTGGCTCACTACATGATGGATGATCTCAAGAGAGACCCTCTCTATTGCCTGGATAATAATCACACCCATCTCTTACTGGTTGATAATGGCACCCATGGGCATCCGACAATAGAAGCAAAAGTGCGAACTCAATTAGAAAAGTACATTTCAGAGCGGGTTATCCCAG AATCTAATTATGGTGGGAAGATTCCAATTGTGTGTTTTGCCCAAGGTGGAGGGAAGGAGACTTTGAAA TCTATCAATGTGGCCATCAAGAGTAAGATTCCCTGTGTTGTGGTGGAAGGCTCTGGGCGGATCGCTGATGTTATTGCTAGCTTGATGGAGGCAGAAGGCACTCTTGCTTCTTCATGTGTCAAGGAGAGCTTGCTCAGGTATCTGCCTCGCACCATTTCAAGGCTCTCGGAAGAGGAGACTGAAAGCTGGATCAAATGG ATCAAAGAAGTCCTTGAGAACCCTCATTTGCTGACAGTTATCAAAATAGAAGAAGCTGGAGATGAAATTGTGAGCAATGCTATTTCTTTTGCTCTGTACAAAG CTTTCAGCACCAATGAACATGATAGAGATAACTGGAATGggcagctgaagctgctgctggagtGGAACCAGCTGGACCTGGCCAGTGATGAGATCTTCACCAACGACCGAAACTGGGAG tCTGCTGACCTACAGGATGTCATGTTCACAGCCCTAGTGAAAGACAGGCCCAAATTTGTCCGTCTCTTCCTGGAAAATGGCTTGAATCTGAGGAAGTTCCTTACCACAGAGGTCCTTAGAGAGCTGTACACAAACAACTTCAGCAGCCTGGTGTTCAAGAACCTGCAGATTGCAAAAAACTCCTATAACGATGCACTCCTCACATTTGTGTGGAAGATGGTTGAAGACTTCCGAAGAGGTCTtaaaagagatgacaaaaataGCAAGGATGAGATGGAGATACCTCTTTCG GATGAGTGTCCTATCACAAGGCACCCGTTGCAAGCTCTGTTTATTTGGTCAGTTCTTCAGAACAAGAAAGAGTTGTCTAAAGTAATTTGGGAGCAA ACCAGAGGTTGCACTTTGGCAGCCCTTGGGGCCAGTAAGCTCCTGAAAAGCATGGCAAAGGTGAAGAATGATATAAATGCTGCTGGTGAGTCTGAGGAACTCGCTAATGAGTATGAGACAAGAGCGGTAG AGCTGTTCACCGAGTGCTACAGCAATGATGAGGATCTAGCTGAGCAGCTGCTGACCTATTCCTGTGAAGCCTGGGGAGGGAGCAATTGCCTGGAACTAGCAGTGGAAGCTAGAGATCAGCAGTTCATTGCACAGCCAGGGGTGCAG aATTTCCTTTCCAAGCAGTGGTATGGAGAGATTTCAAGAGATACTAAGAACTGGAAGATTATACTGtgtctgttcttttttcctttaataggCTGTGGTTTCATCTCATTCAG tgGTACATGA